A stretch of Physeter macrocephalus isolate SW-GA chromosome 6, ASM283717v5, whole genome shotgun sequence DNA encodes these proteins:
- the PARP11 gene encoding protein mono-ADP-ribosyltransferase PARP11 isoform X2, translating to MWEANPEMFRRAEEFLSKTANSETDEMDTSDTQWGWYYLAECGKWHMFQPDTNIQCSVSSEDIEKSFKTNPCGSISFTTSKFSYKIDFAEMKQMNLTTGKQRLIKRAPFSISAFSYICENEAIPIPLHWESVNADLPYQLIPLHNQTHEYNEVASLFGKTVDRNRIKRIQRIQNLDLWEFFCRKKAQLKKKRGVPQINEQMLFHGTSSEFVEAICIHNFDWRINGIHGALFGKDRYHCCFNTWGERQRAKRNQLSPSIFKVYIRVFRVNGFSSNRLIHMYVQKIKI from the exons GAGATGTTCCGCAGAGCAGAAGAATTCTTATCCAAGACTGCAAACAGCGAGACGGATGAGATGGACACGTCGGACACGCAGTGGGGCTGGTATTACCTGGCGGAGTGCGGGAAGTGGCACATGTTTCAG CCGGATACCAACATTCAGTGTTCAGTTAGCAGTGAAGATATCGAAAAAAGCTTCAAAACAAACCCTTGTGGCTCCATTTCTTTTACTACTTCCAAATTCAGCTACAAGATAGACTTTGCAg AAATGAAGCAGATGAATCTCACCACTGGAAAACAGCGCTTAATAAAAAGAGCCCCTTTTTCTATCAGCGCTTTCAG TTACATCTGTGAGAACGAGGCCATCCCCATACCGCTCCACTGGGAGAGTGTGAACGCCGACCTGCCCTATCAG CTCATTCCTTTGCACAATCAGACACACGAATACAATGAAGTTGCGAGTCTCTTTGGGAAAACAGTGGATCGCAacagaattaaaagaattcagagaattcAGAACCTAGACTTGTGGGAGTTCTTTTGCAG GAAAAAGGCTCagctcaagaaaaaaagaggtgtgCCTCAGATTAATGAACAGATGCTATTTCATGGCACCAGCAGTGAATTTGTGGAAGCAATTTGCATTCATAACTTTGATTGGAGAATCAATGGTATACACGGTGCTCTCTTTGGAAAAG ATCGATACCATTGCTGTTTTAACACCTGGGGTGAAAGACAGCGCGCAAAACGCAATCAGCTGAGTCCCTCCATCTTTAAAGTTTACATCCGTGTCTTCAGGGTAAATGGTTTCAGCTCAAATAGACTTATTCATATGtatgttcaaaaaataaaaatatag
- the PARP11 gene encoding protein mono-ADP-ribosyltransferase PARP11 isoform X3: protein MWEANPEMFRRAEEFLSKTANSETDEMDTSDTQWGWYYLAECGKWHMFQPDTNIQCSVSSEDIEKSFKTNPCGSISFTTSKFSYKIDFAEMKQMNLTTGKQRLIKRAPFSISAFSYICENEAIPIPLHWESVNADLPYQLIPLHNQTHEYNEVASLFGKTVDRNRIKRIQRIQNLDLWEFFCRKKAQLKKKRGVPQINEQMLFHGTSSEFVEAICIHNFDWRINGIHGALFGKDRYHCCFNTWGERQRAKRNQLSPSIFKVYIRVFRETKSPRLKLPRQRV from the exons GAGATGTTCCGCAGAGCAGAAGAATTCTTATCCAAGACTGCAAACAGCGAGACGGATGAGATGGACACGTCGGACACGCAGTGGGGCTGGTATTACCTGGCGGAGTGCGGGAAGTGGCACATGTTTCAG CCGGATACCAACATTCAGTGTTCAGTTAGCAGTGAAGATATCGAAAAAAGCTTCAAAACAAACCCTTGTGGCTCCATTTCTTTTACTACTTCCAAATTCAGCTACAAGATAGACTTTGCAg AAATGAAGCAGATGAATCTCACCACTGGAAAACAGCGCTTAATAAAAAGAGCCCCTTTTTCTATCAGCGCTTTCAG TTACATCTGTGAGAACGAGGCCATCCCCATACCGCTCCACTGGGAGAGTGTGAACGCCGACCTGCCCTATCAG CTCATTCCTTTGCACAATCAGACACACGAATACAATGAAGTTGCGAGTCTCTTTGGGAAAACAGTGGATCGCAacagaattaaaagaattcagagaattcAGAACCTAGACTTGTGGGAGTTCTTTTGCAG GAAAAAGGCTCagctcaagaaaaaaagaggtgtgCCTCAGATTAATGAACAGATGCTATTTCATGGCACCAGCAGTGAATTTGTGGAAGCAATTTGCATTCATAACTTTGATTGGAGAATCAATGGTATACACGGTGCTCTCTTTGGAAAAG ATCGATACCATTGCTGTTTTAACACCTGGGGTGAAAGACAGCGCGCAAAACGCAATCAGCTGAGTCCCTCCATCTTTAAAGTTTACATCCGTGTCTTCAGG GAGACTAAGAGCCCGAGGTTGAAACTTCCAAGGCAACGGGTGTGA
- the PARP11 gene encoding protein mono-ADP-ribosyltransferase PARP11 isoform X1, giving the protein MWEANPEMFRRAEEFLSKTANSETDEMDTSDTQWGWYYLAECGKWHMFQPDTNIQCSVSSEDIEKSFKTNPCGSISFTTSKFSYKIDFAEMKQMNLTTGKQRLIKRAPFSISAFSYICENEAIPIPLHWESVNADLPYQLIPLHNQTHEYNEVASLFGKTVDRNRIKRIQRIQNLDLWEFFCRKKAQLKKKRGVPQINEQMLFHGTSSEFVEAICIHNFDWRINGIHGALFGKGTYFARDAAYASRFCKDDVKHGNTFQIHGVALQQQHLFRTYKSVFLARVLIGDYINGDSKYVRPPSKDGSYVNLYDSCVDDTWNPRVFVVFDANQIYPEYLIDFH; this is encoded by the exons GAGATGTTCCGCAGAGCAGAAGAATTCTTATCCAAGACTGCAAACAGCGAGACGGATGAGATGGACACGTCGGACACGCAGTGGGGCTGGTATTACCTGGCGGAGTGCGGGAAGTGGCACATGTTTCAG CCGGATACCAACATTCAGTGTTCAGTTAGCAGTGAAGATATCGAAAAAAGCTTCAAAACAAACCCTTGTGGCTCCATTTCTTTTACTACTTCCAAATTCAGCTACAAGATAGACTTTGCAg AAATGAAGCAGATGAATCTCACCACTGGAAAACAGCGCTTAATAAAAAGAGCCCCTTTTTCTATCAGCGCTTTCAG TTACATCTGTGAGAACGAGGCCATCCCCATACCGCTCCACTGGGAGAGTGTGAACGCCGACCTGCCCTATCAG CTCATTCCTTTGCACAATCAGACACACGAATACAATGAAGTTGCGAGTCTCTTTGGGAAAACAGTGGATCGCAacagaattaaaagaattcagagaattcAGAACCTAGACTTGTGGGAGTTCTTTTGCAG GAAAAAGGCTCagctcaagaaaaaaagaggtgtgCCTCAGATTAATGAACAGATGCTATTTCATGGCACCAGCAGTGAATTTGTGGAAGCAATTTGCATTCATAACTTTGATTGGAGAATCAATGGTATACACGGTGCTCTCTTTGGAAAAG GAACCTATTTTGCTCGAGATGCTGCTTATGCCAGCCGCTTCTGCAAAGACGACGTAAAGCACGGAAACACATTCCAGATTCACGGCGTagccctgcagcagcagcatctgtTTAGAACGTACAAATCTGTGTTTCTTGCCCGAGTGCTGATTGGAGATTACATAAACGGAGACTCCAAATACGTGCGCCCTCCTTCCAAAGACGGGAGCTACGTGAATTTGTATGACAGCTGTGTGGATGACACCTGGAATCCCAGGGTCTTCGTGGTGTTCGACGCCAACCAGATCTACCCCGAGTACTTGATAGACTTTCACTGA
- the PARP11 gene encoding protein mono-ADP-ribosyltransferase PARP11 isoform X4 produces MKQMNLTTGKQRLIKRAPFSISAFSYICENEAIPIPLHWESVNADLPYQLIPLHNQTHEYNEVASLFGKTVDRNRIKRIQRIQNLDLWEFFCRKKAQLKKKRGVPQINEQMLFHGTSSEFVEAICIHNFDWRINGIHGALFGKGTYFARDAAYASRFCKDDVKHGNTFQIHGVALQQQHLFRTYKSVFLARVLIGDYINGDSKYVRPPSKDGSYVNLYDSCVDDTWNPRVFVVFDANQIYPEYLIDFH; encoded by the exons ATGAAGCAGATGAATCTCACCACTGGAAAACAGCGCTTAATAAAAAGAGCCCCTTTTTCTATCAGCGCTTTCAG TTACATCTGTGAGAACGAGGCCATCCCCATACCGCTCCACTGGGAGAGTGTGAACGCCGACCTGCCCTATCAG CTCATTCCTTTGCACAATCAGACACACGAATACAATGAAGTTGCGAGTCTCTTTGGGAAAACAGTGGATCGCAacagaattaaaagaattcagagaattcAGAACCTAGACTTGTGGGAGTTCTTTTGCAG GAAAAAGGCTCagctcaagaaaaaaagaggtgtgCCTCAGATTAATGAACAGATGCTATTTCATGGCACCAGCAGTGAATTTGTGGAAGCAATTTGCATTCATAACTTTGATTGGAGAATCAATGGTATACACGGTGCTCTCTTTGGAAAAG GAACCTATTTTGCTCGAGATGCTGCTTATGCCAGCCGCTTCTGCAAAGACGACGTAAAGCACGGAAACACATTCCAGATTCACGGCGTagccctgcagcagcagcatctgtTTAGAACGTACAAATCTGTGTTTCTTGCCCGAGTGCTGATTGGAGATTACATAAACGGAGACTCCAAATACGTGCGCCCTCCTTCCAAAGACGGGAGCTACGTGAATTTGTATGACAGCTGTGTGGATGACACCTGGAATCCCAGGGTCTTCGTGGTGTTCGACGCCAACCAGATCTACCCCGAGTACTTGATAGACTTTCACTGA